The Planctomycetaceae bacterium DNA segment TTTGTCGGCCAGAAGCTGACCGTGCAGGTCACGGAAGTGAATCCCCGCAAGCGAAATCTTGTCGTCAGCCGCAGAGTCCTGCTGCAGGCGGAACGCGAAGAAGCCGAAGGCGAACTCTGGAAGACCCTGGAAGTCGGCCAGGAAATGGAAGGCACCGTCAAGACAATCAAGAACTACGGAGCATTCGTCAGTCTTGGAGCGATCGACGGATTTCTGCACATCGGCGAAATGTCATGGTCGCGGATCAATCATCCCAACGATGTCCTGAGGGAAGGCCAGGAGATTCAGGTCAAGATTCTGAAACTGGATGAAGAGAAGAAGCGCATCAGCCTTGGCATGAAGCAACTCGTGCAGAATCCCTGGCAAAGCGCTTCGGAGAAATACGCTTCCGAAAGAATCGTTTCGGGCCGCATTAGCCGGATCGCCGATTTCGGAGCATTTGTGGAGCTGGAACCGGGCATTGAAGGCATGGTGCACATCAGCGAACTCGCATGGCGGCGCGTCGGCAGCGTCAAGGAAGTGCTGTCAGAAGGTGAGACGCATGACTTCAAGGTCATCGAAGTCGATCCGAAACGCAAACGCGTGTCGTTGTCACTGAAGGCTCTCGAACAGCGGCCGGAATCTGAAAAGCCGGACCGGGAGTCTGCTCCGGAAGAAAGTGCCCCGCCACGGCGCAAGCCCAGCTCCGATCTGCGCGGCGGGACCGGTATCCAGGGCCAGGGCAGCGGCCTCTTTGGGAATCCGTCGGACTTTTCCTGAAGTTCAATTCCGTGGATGTGCTGACGTTATCCGACTTCGAATTGCTGGAGGAACTGCACGCCACGGAGCAGTTCACCGTGTTTCACGCTACGCAGCCAGGCTCCGGACGAGACGTGCGCGTAACGGTCTTTGACCGCGGTCTGTCAGATATCCCGCAGTTCCGCGCTGCGTTTCGCAAGGATTGCGGCCGGCTGGAGCATCTGCACCACGACACGGTCCTTCAGTACCTCGGCCACGGTGAAGCGGACGGCGCGCTGTTTTACTTCAGCGAGTATCCCGGCGGCCTGACACTGACACAGCGGCTGGAGCGAGGACAGCAGTTTTCCTGGGACGAAATTGCCGATCTGGGATGGCAGATCGCCTCAGCTTTGCAATTTGCACACAATCTTGGCATCAGTCATTCCGGCCTGACGACAGACTCCGTGCTGGTCAGTGATGTGGTGCGGGTCAAAGTCGCCGACTTTGGCGTTTCCCGATGGATCGACAGTGCGGACGACAGACTCGAAAAGCATACCGAAGCGGACTGGCTGAACTCGCAGGCTGCGGACTTAACAGCTTTCGGCGAAATCCTGGAAGCTCTGTCCGGCGCACGCGATTCTAGTCCGGACGACTCGGTGGATGACGACTGTTCAGGAGCGACAGTACAATCGGAAATCCATCGCCTCGCGAATGATCTGAAATCGCCCGGCGGTTCGCGGTTCCCGGCGACTGCCCGTGAAGTGCAGGGCCGACTGGGCAATCTGCTGCTGAGTGTCGCGGGCGAATCCATAAGAATTGTCGACCACCGTGCCGGCCAGTCGTACGGAAAGCGGTCGATTGTCGATGAACTGTTCGATGACGCCGAGACGCTGGATATTGCGCCACCACGTTCCGGCGCGCCGCAGCCTGGTGCCTCAGGCGGAAAGGAATCACCCGGCTCCTCGGTCGCAGTGGTCATCGCGGCAATTGTCATCGCGACAATTGTCATCACAATCATTCTGTTGACGCGGCAATAGAGGACTCCCCGAACGGATGACCAGTCAGCCATTTTTCCAAAGTGCCGCATTAACACGCGGGTGCCGTGGCACACGGAGATTCGGGCCGCAACGAAGGCGCTGGTGCCGGACGTTTCGACGTCACCGCGAAACGTTCCGCACATCTTCTGTGATCCCGCTGTGTTTCCTCAGCCCCCGATTGACACAATCGACCGGGGCACAATAATCGTTCGCCTGAACCCCGCCGCAGACTTATGACCGGTGCGCCGCGTCTGGAGCAACAACTTGTCACGTCAGAAGACCAAGTCGAAGAAAAAGAAGAAGCACATTCCGCTGTATCTGGATGAAGCGGAACGTGACGGACTTCGCAACGCGGCCAGGTTCAATGCTCAATTGATGGACTTTGTTCGAAGTCACGTGGGCGAGGGTGTCACGACAGAGGAACTTGATCGGCTGGTGCTCGAATACACGCTTGATCACGGCCACACACCAGCGTGCCTGGGGTATCACGGGTACCCCAAAACCATCTGCACAAGTATCAACGAAATCGTCTGTCACGGGATTCCCAACGACAATCCGCTGGAATGCGGTGACATCGTGAACGTCGACCTCACGACGATCGTCGACGGCTGGTTTGGTGATCAGTCGGAAACGTTCATGATCGGCGACGTGACGCCCGCGGCGATGAGGCTTGTGCAGACAACCTTCGACGCAATGTGGCACGGCATCCGTTCGCTGCGGCCCGACTGCACAGTGACACAAATCGGGCGGGCCATTCAGTCATATGCCCAGCAGCGGGGATACTCGGTTGTGCGGGAGTACCAGGGACACGGAATTGGCCGGGATTTTCACCAGGACCCCGGCATTCCGCATTTCCCGGCTCTGACGTCGAATCGCGACGTGCTGCGTCCGGGCACGTGTTTCACGATTGAACCCATGCTGAATATCGGCGGCTGGAAGACAAGGCTCGACAAACGCGACGGCTGGACGGTTCGAACAATGGACGGTTCGCTGTCGGCTCAGTTCGAACACACGATCCTGATGACGGAGACAGGTCCGGAAGTTCTGACACTGACGGAAAACGGACCGCAGGAAGGCCACGTCTTCGGGCTCGTTGAAACTCGCGTTCTGGATTGACCGGCCGTTCCGCGAATCCACACGCGCACGATTGGCCAGTCGCGATGCCTTCGCGGACGCGCTGGCGAACAGTCAGAACGGCCAGATGATCGGCAGCAGCACGATGCAGATTGCCATCAGCAACAGGTCCAGCGGAATGCCGAACCGCAAGTAGTCGGAGAACCGATATCCTCCCGGACCATACACCATCAGGCTGGTCTGGTATCCGATCGGTGTGGCGAATCCCGCGGAAGCTCCCATCATCACGGCCATGGCAAAGGGCATGACGCTGACTCCCAGAGACTCCGCGGACGCCAGTGCGATGGGAAACACCAGCACCGCCGCGGCGTTATTGGTGATCAGTTCGGTAAACAGGACCGTCGTAATGTAAACCGCAGCGAGAACTCTGATCGGACTGCCGGCGGCAAGCGAAATAATGTTCGCCGCGATGGTGCCCGCGGCGCCGCTTTGATCGAGCGCCTTCCCCAGTCCCAGAGACGCGCCGATCACCAGCAGCACGGACCAGTCGACGCTGCGACGTCCTTCACTTGCCGTACAGCAGCCGGTCGCGACCATCATTCCGGCGGCCAGCAGTGCGGCGGTCATCATTTCCAGCACCTGAAACGATGCGGCGATGACAAGCCCCAGGGAAATCGCGATTGCTGCAGGAGCCAGGTTGTGACGAACGGGAGCCGAATCGTCGATACCGCTGACAAGAAAGAAGTCCGGAGAATCGCGGAGCTCGGCGACGAATGACGGTCGCGCTTCCAGCAGCAGCGTGTCTCCCGGTTGCAGCACGATGTCGCCGATTCTGCCCGGAATCCGGCGACCGCTGCGGGCGACGGCGATCACAGCCGCATCGTAGACCGATCGAAAGTGACCGTCGCGAATGCTGCTTCCCAGCAGCGGGCACCGATCCGACACCACGACTTCAATCATGGAACGAGCCGTCTGGCGGGTTGTCATCTGAAACACGGGGTCGGCGGCCGGCACCAGTCCGCGAATCTTCCGCAGGTCCACCATCGATTCGACGCCGCCGACAAAGACCAGGCGGTCCAGAGCTCGCAGACGTTCTTCCGGGCCAACCGCCGCCAACACGTCGCCGTTGCGGTCGATTTCCACCAGAAACAGGCCGGGAAGATGACGCAACCCCGCCTGCTCAATCGTCCGGCCTGCCAGCGGACTTCCTTCCGGAACGGACATCTCTACGGAATACTCGCGCGGATCATCGGAGCGACTGATCGCGGGACTGCGATCCGGCAGCAGCCAGCGCTGAGTCAGCATAATGAACGCCAGTCCGGCAAGGCAGCAGGGAACACCGATCCACGCGGGATCGAACAGACCAAGTTCAGGAAGGTCCGTTTCGGAGGAAATAAGACCGCTGACGACAACGTTGGTGCTGGTGCCGATCAGCGTGCAAAGCCCTCCCAGGGTCGCCGCGGAACTCAGCGGCATGTACAGCTTGGACGGACTGATGCCGGTCCGCCTGCACAGATCGCTAACGAACGGCATGAACATGGCGACGACGGGCGTGTTGTTCAGAAACGCGCTCAGGCCCGCGACGGGAAGGATCAGCTTTGCCTGTGCCGCCGGAATGCCGGATGTTCCGCCACCCAGCATGGGTTTCGTGAGTCGCGTCATGGCACCGGTCTGCACCAGTCCCGTGACCACGACAAACAGCGCACCGACAGTGATGACCGCCGGATTGGAAAACCCCTGGACCGCTTCAGCAGTGCCGGGCAGGTGTTTCGTTCCGGTCAGTTCGCTGACGATCAGCAGGAGAACCAGTGCCGCCAGGACCAGCAGATCGGGAGGTCCCCAGTTGCGGGCCAGCGAGATCAGCAGGACAACAATTGTCGTGATGGCAAGCCACGCTTCCCAGGTCATGAATTTCGACTCCTGGCCATCGACTGTTTGGTGTCGGGCATGGGAATTATTTGCTGCTCCGGAGATCGATCGACCTGCGTCGCACTGTTCGGCCGACGCTGACGAAGCGTGCGGATTGCGCCCACAAGCAAAGTGATGACCGTCAGCGGAACCGCGAACCCGGTCATCATCAACTGAAACGTCGGCAATGCCTGGCTGCCGGTCGCCATCAACACCAGCGCCGTCGTGTAGGCGACGCCGCAGGCGAGGAACAGCAGTCCTTCCCATCGCGCGATCAGATGCCCGGTAAAGAACACGGGCAGACAGGCGGCGGCTACGGCAACCATCACCGGAAGATCAAACTGAATCGCCTGCGGTGCGACAGCAACACCATCCGGGGAAATCAGCGCCGCAAGCCCCAGAACGCCCAGCAGGTTGAACAGATTACTGCCCACGACGTTACCGACGGCGATGTCGCGTTCTCCGCGGGCAGCCGCCACGATTGACGTAGCCA contains these protein-coding regions:
- a CDS encoding protein kinase translates to MDVLTLSDFELLEELHATEQFTVFHATQPGSGRDVRVTVFDRGLSDIPQFRAAFRKDCGRLEHLHHDTVLQYLGHGEADGALFYFSEYPGGLTLTQRLERGQQFSWDEIADLGWQIASALQFAHNLGISHSGLTTDSVLVSDVVRVKVADFGVSRWIDSADDRLEKHTEADWLNSQAADLTAFGEILEALSGARDSSPDDSVDDDCSGATVQSEIHRLANDLKSPGGSRFPATAREVQGRLGNLLLSVAGESIRIVDHRAGQSYGKRSIVDELFDDAETLDIAPPRSGAPQPGASGGKESPGSSVAVVIAAIVIATIVITIILLTRQ
- the map gene encoding type I methionyl aminopeptidase produces the protein MSRQKTKSKKKKKHIPLYLDEAERDGLRNAARFNAQLMDFVRSHVGEGVTTEELDRLVLEYTLDHGHTPACLGYHGYPKTICTSINEIVCHGIPNDNPLECGDIVNVDLTTIVDGWFGDQSETFMIGDVTPAAMRLVQTTFDAMWHGIRSLRPDCTVTQIGRAIQSYAQQRGYSVVREYQGHGIGRDFHQDPGIPHFPALTSNRDVLRPGTCFTIEPMLNIGGWKTRLDKRDGWTVRTMDGSLSAQFEHTILMTETGPEVLTLTENGPQEGHVFGLVETRVLD
- a CDS encoding SLC13 family permease; its protein translation is MTWEAWLAITTIVVLLISLARNWGPPDLLVLAALVLLLIVSELTGTKHLPGTAEAVQGFSNPAVITVGALFVVVTGLVQTGAMTRLTKPMLGGGTSGIPAAQAKLILPVAGLSAFLNNTPVVAMFMPFVSDLCRRTGISPSKLYMPLSSAATLGGLCTLIGTSTNVVVSGLISSETDLPELGLFDPAWIGVPCCLAGLAFIMLTQRWLLPDRSPAISRSDDPREYSVEMSVPEGSPLAGRTIEQAGLRHLPGLFLVEIDRNGDVLAAVGPEERLRALDRLVFVGGVESMVDLRKIRGLVPAADPVFQMTTRQTARSMIEVVVSDRCPLLGSSIRDGHFRSVYDAAVIAVARSGRRIPGRIGDIVLQPGDTLLLEARPSFVAELRDSPDFFLVSGIDDSAPVRHNLAPAAIAISLGLVIAASFQVLEMMTAALLAAGMMVATGCCTASEGRRSVDWSVLLVIGASLGLGKALDQSGAAGTIAANIISLAAGSPIRVLAAVYITTVLFTELITNNAAAVLVFPIALASAESLGVSVMPFAMAVMMGASAGFATPIGYQTSLMVYGPGGYRFSDYLRFGIPLDLLLMAICIVLLPIIWPF